The DNA segment GATCAGCCACAGTTCATTTTTTTGGAAACGAATGTAGGCTTCATCCAGCGAAAGCTTGCCATCTCGCATCGCTTTAACCTCGCTGCCCATCAAGATCATCCCACATTCAAGGGAATCGATGATCTCGTAGCGATGTCTCGCTTTTCGATTCTCCGAGACAATGGTGGTTGTCGGCTGCTGGCTGGAAGCCTTCCCTTTTTTGCCACTGGAAGCGGACTTCTTTGTGCGATTCTTTTTTGGCATCGGGAGGAATGTCTGGAGCACGGATCAAAGGGACAAACAATCGATTGTAGCTGCCGTGGCACGGTTCGCCGACATCCCTCACTACGGAGGCTTGTCGGGGGTGGTTCGGTTTTTCTTTAATCGGCCTGTTTTGGTGTTCCTTTGAGTTGCCCGGAGGCCCACCCTTCGAGTTTATGGTTTGGGAGGTTACACTTATGCTTAGGAAAATTGTTTAATTCCTGCTGATTTTTCTTTTGACTGCTCCTTTCACGCCGAGAAATCAATGGCTTTTCGTTTGCCAGTGGTAGCCGAACCTGAAATGCCCGCCGGGACAACGACTTCCGCTTCCGGGCGGTTGCCGCGTTGGTTGAAACGCCCTGTTCCCAAAGGAAACCTGAATCATAAAACGTCAGGTTTGCTGGAGGAATTGCGTTTGGAGACGGTGTGCGAGAACGCAAAATGCCCCAATCGGATGGAGTGTTACAGTCAGCAGACCGCCACTTTCATGATTCTAGGCAACGTTTGCACGCGGCCATGTGGTTTTTGTGCCGTGCATCGTGGACGTCCTCCGCAGTTGCCTGAAGCGGACGAACCGGAACGGGTTGCCGAGGCCGCCTATCGACTGGGGCTGAAGCACGTCGTGATCACAAGTGTGACACGCGATGATTTGCCCGATGGGGGGGCTGAGCATTTTTACCAGTGCATTCTGGCGGTTCGTGAACGGACCGGAGCAAGCGTGGAAGTTTTGACTCCCGATTTCGTGCAGTGCAAACCCTCACTGGACCGCGTGATCGAAGCGGTTCCTGAAGTATTTAATCACAATATGGAAACCGTCCCCCGTCTATACCGTCGGGTTCGTGGCCCCAAGAGTGATTACGCCTGGACGCTGCGGATGTTGCAGCACGTTCGAGAATTGAATCCTGTTGTCAAAACCAAAAGCGGATTGATGCTGGGATTGGGAGAAGAACGAGGCGAATTGTTAGACGCTCTGGCTGATTTGCGAGAGAACAATGTCGATTTCCTGACGCTCGGACAATATTTGCAGCCCGGCGAGAAATATTTGCCAGTGGTTCGCTATGTTCCACCCGAAGAATTTGAAGAACTAGGCGATATCGCCAAGCAAATGGGCTTCAAAAAGGTTGCGAGTGGGCCTTTTGTACGAAGCAGTTACCATGCTCGTGACATGGCGGAGACCGAGTAGCACAATTGCGCCGCTTCCCTTGAGTGCCCGGGCGGTTTATCCTAGCCGATTGGGCCTGTCAAGTTTTTTGTACGGTATTTTGTGTCGCGGCCCACCGGGACTGGCGATGAGCGAATTCCTTCTGCACTACAAACGGCCGGACCCAGCCACATGGGTCTACCTCTCGTCATTTCTGACGATTGGGCTGTTTTTCGTTTTCCATCGCTTCTGGAGCATCCGTAATCTCGACATCTTGTTGCTGATCATGTTGGCACCAGGGTTGTTGATGGTTTATGGCGGACGCCGAGACGCCTTCCATGCCAGTGAACTGGTCGCCGCTGTGGAAGGATTGGAAGCCGGGCGTGAAGAGGCGGCGATGCTGCCGCCGGGGGAAACCCCGTTGAGGGAAGTGGATGATTTGGTCATCGCTTCCGAGTCCCAGGAGATGTCGGTTGAGCTGCCAGGGACCGAATCGCCAATGGTCGCCCCTCGCGGGACGATGCTTGAAAACGCAGAACGCGTGAGAGCCTTAAGCGATCAATTGGAATTGTTCGGTGAGCATGAAGCAGGAAACCGGCTGCAGCTGCGCGGATTTATTTGGCTGCTGGGAATCGAGATGCTGATCCTGCTGCGGTTGCTGCTTGATTCTGCAATGGTCCGGCGCCCTCTGCTGGCCCCTAATCTGACGACCGGCGGGTTGTTTTTTATCGGTGGATCGCTGCTGGTGTTTTTGATGGCCAACGTGGTCACAAGTACTGCTAGGCAGCAGCGGGAATTAGGCCCAGAGATGAGTCCCGCTGGTTATCCGCTGATCCAGGCGCTGCCAGCGCTTCCAATCCGAGCGGACGCTTATGAACGTTTGGACGCGCCGATCACTTCTGAGTTACTGGCGTCCAGCGAACCGCCCTCGATCTCTTCATCCGTGTTGGCTCGGGTGCTGGTGATCTTGGCCCATATTGCGGTTTTGGTAGGGATTGTGTTGATCGGCTATCGCCACTTCGGAAACCTACGTGCTGGAGCGGGGTGTGCGCTTTTGTATTTGCTGTTGCCTTATACCGCTCAGATGACCGGGAGGGTGGACCATGTCCTGCCGGCGGCAATGTTGGTTTGGGCGGTCTTGTTCTATCGGCGACCGCTTGTTGCTGGGATCTTTCTGGGGCTGGCTGCTGGCTTGGTTTATTACCCGCTGTTTCTCTTGCCGTTGTGGATCGGTTTCTATTGGCAACGTGGACGAAAGCGGTTCATTGGGGGCGTGGCGATAACGATCGGTTCGCTGATGTTATGTCTGACGCTGGGCGGATGGTCGGACCTTGGTGACCGAGTTCAACAGATGTTTGGGTTGTGGTTACCACGTAGTGAAAATCTGCTGGGCGTTTGGGGGCTGGGGTGGTTCCCGATCTGGCGACTACCGGTTCTGGTTGCGTTCTTGTTGCTGTCCGGTTTTTATGCCGTTTGGCCGGCTCAGAAGAATCTGGGGACGCTGATTAGTTGCTCGGCAGCGTTGATGGTGGCGTCCCAGTTTTGGCATGGTTATGGAGGAGGGATGTATATCGCTTGGTTCCTTCCCTTGTTGTTGCTGA comes from the Roseimaritima multifibrata genome and includes:
- a CDS encoding DUF2029 domain-containing protein: MSEFLLHYKRPDPATWVYLSSFLTIGLFFVFHRFWSIRNLDILLLIMLAPGLLMVYGGRRDAFHASELVAAVEGLEAGREEAAMLPPGETPLREVDDLVIASESQEMSVELPGTESPMVAPRGTMLENAERVRALSDQLELFGEHEAGNRLQLRGFIWLLGIEMLILLRLLLDSAMVRRPLLAPNLTTGGLFFIGGSLLVFLMANVVTSTARQQRELGPEMSPAGYPLIQALPALPIRADAYERLDAPITSELLASSEPPSISSSVLARVLVILAHIAVLVGIVLIGYRHFGNLRAGAGCALLYLLLPYTAQMTGRVDHVLPAAMLVWAVLFYRRPLVAGIFLGLAAGLVYYPLFLLPLWIGFYWQRGRKRFIGGVAITIGSLMLCLTLGGWSDLGDRVQQMFGLWLPRSENLLGVWGLGWFPIWRLPVLVAFLLLSGFYAVWPAQKNLGTLISCSAALMVASQFWHGYGGGMYIAWFLPLLLLTIFRPNLEDRVALKVIGGASVSSNRRISDSQIEAA
- the lipA gene encoding lipoyl synthase, yielding MAFRLPVVAEPEMPAGTTTSASGRLPRWLKRPVPKGNLNHKTSGLLEELRLETVCENAKCPNRMECYSQQTATFMILGNVCTRPCGFCAVHRGRPPQLPEADEPERVAEAAYRLGLKHVVITSVTRDDLPDGGAEHFYQCILAVRERTGASVEVLTPDFVQCKPSLDRVIEAVPEVFNHNMETVPRLYRRVRGPKSDYAWTLRMLQHVRELNPVVKTKSGLMLGLGEERGELLDALADLRENNVDFLTLGQYLQPGEKYLPVVRYVPPEEFEELGDIAKQMGFKKVASGPFVRSSYHARDMAETE